The Ornithodoros turicata isolate Travis chromosome 9, ASM3712646v1, whole genome shotgun sequence genome includes a region encoding these proteins:
- the LOC135368588 gene encoding lysosomal alpha-mannosidase-like isoform X1 produces the protein MCSPRALLLFCVLLKSAWGAPTVSASKCGYGSCPATKPGMLNVHILAHTHMDLGWLKTVDQYYFGSKNYIANAGVQYIFDSVLVPLEDDPSKRFIFVETGFFDKWWTHRNETTRSRFNKLVQSGQMEFISGGWVMSDEACSHYSNTIDQMTYGLRRLKDVFGDCGIPRIGWQIDPFGHSREYASLLAQMDMDGYFFGRLDYQDKDHRETNKEMEFIWQASANLGKAAEILTGILPNTYSPPPGFCFDIFCDDEPIIDDPHTAEYNVDARVAQFLDYAKNESAFYKTNNIPVTMGNDFNYQSAPHWFDNLDKLIRYVNAKQASGSKVNLLYSTPSCYLKALRESGATWPTKSDDFFPYASDPHAYWSGYFTSRPAFKFFDRYGNNIFQAVKQLAVLAHLDAAELNKMGLLRESLSVAQHHDAVSGTAKQAVNDDYVKHLYRGLVDIKETVYTALQNLTGQGKETVAPRFTFCHTLNISACTVTETGDTVAVIVYNPQAKPVDAYVTIPTVTSLPTVHDAKGNIVDSQALTIPKGVKNIPERASSANYEITFKASLPPLGFQTYFVEMNESVKADHGSSSRHETTLRRLNSAGDDVVLKGKKVAAIIDGTTGLLKQLQYGSVSVNVKQSFYYYKGMAGDNENFDRRASGAYIFRPNGTEPIPVGQKVELDVSEASGSLVKEVRQTFSDWLTQVIRVYEDEDFVEFDWVVGSIPIGDGIGKEVITRFDTDLSTDGVFYTDSNGREILKRKKDSRPTWQVKLHEPVAGNYYPVNSRIFLKDEEKKVQFTVLTDRSHGGSSLRNGSVELMVHRRLLYDDAFGVGEALNETYYNGKGIVVRGRHRVLLSTIDEAAQLHRQLAQKLYMAPVPAFARIESVKSYLSKYKASFSGTSSPLPPNVHLLSFEQWKEGLVLLRLEHFYEKGDNAGSLSAPATVSLQSLFTETIMDVYEMNLAVTKPQKNKGIALFRNEIILDGGNALDDLVPVKVKSGWSIVLTPMQIRTFIVELPSYRGS, from the exons ATGTGCAGCCCACGAGCACTGCTGTTGTTCTGCGTTCTGTTGAAGTCAGCTTGGGGCGCCCCAACTGTTTCTGCAAGTAAATGCGGGTATGGG AGCTGTCCGGCCACGAAACCGGGAATGCTCAATGTGCACATTTTGGCTCACACGCACATGGATCTTGGCTGGTTGAAGACTGTCGACCAATACTACTTCGGCA GCAAGAATTACATCGCTAATGCCGGCGTACAGTACATATTCGACTCTGTTCTCGTCCCACTCGAAGACGATCCTAGCAAACGTTTTATTTTCGTCGAGACTGGTTTCTTCGACAAGTGGTGGACACATCGGAACGAGACAACCCGATCGCGCTTCAACAAGCTCGTCCAGTCAG GTCAGATGGAGTTCATCAGTGGTGGTTGGGTGATGAGTGACGAAGCCTGCTCCCATTATTCAAACACCATTGACCAGATGACTTACGGCTTGCGAAGGCTTAAGGACGTTTTCGGAGACTGCGGTATTCCCAGGATAGGGTGGCAGATAGATCCCTTCGGACATTCCAGGGAATACGCTTCACTACTGGCGCAG ATGGATATGGATGGCTACTTCTTTGGACGTCTCGACTACCAGGACAAGGACCATcgtgaaacaaacaaagaaatggAGTTTATTTGGCAAGCAAGTGCAAACCTCG GAAAAGCCGCGGAGATTCTTACAGGGATACTTCCGAACACGTACAGTCCGCCCCCTGGATTCTGCTTCGACATTTTCTGCGACGACGAACCCATTATC GACGACCCACATACTGCAGAGTACAACGTAGACGCCAGAGTCGCGCAGTTTCTTGACTATGCCAAGAATGAA TCTGCCTTCTACAAGACAAATAACATCCCCGTCACCATGGGCAACGACTTCAATTACCAAAGCGCTCCTCATTGGTTTGACAATCTGGACAAGCTGATTCGTTATGTAAACGCAAAG CAAGCTTCCGGAAGCAAGGTGAACCTTCTTTATTCTACCCCATCGTGCTACTTGAAAGCGCTGCGCGAGTCTGGAGCAACGTGGCCCACGAAGTCCGACGATTTCTTTCCCTACGCGAGCGACCCGCATGCCTATTGGTCGGGCTATTTCACCAGTCGGCCGGCCTTCAAGTTTTTCGACCGTTATGGAAACAACATATTTCAG GCAGTGAAACAACTGGCAGTTCTGGCTCACCTAGACGCTGCTGAGCTGAATAAAATGGGCCTACTGA GGGAGTCCCTTTCAGTTGCTCAACATCACGATGCTGTCAG TGGCACAGCGAAGCAAGCCGTCAACGATGACTACGTGAAACATCTCTATAGGGGTCTGGTCGACATTAAG GAAACGGTTTACACCGCGCTTCAAAACCTCACAGGACAGGGCAAGGAAACAGTGGCGCCCCGTTTCACATTCTGCCACACGCTGAACATCAGCGCATGTACAGTAACAGAAACTGGAGATACG GTTGCAGTAATCGTGTACAACCCACAAGCCAAGCCAGTAGATGCGTATGTAACCATTCCAACGGTCACTTCACTGCCGACTGTCCACGACGCAAAGGGTAATATAGTCGACTCACAG GCGCTGACCATTCCCAAAGGTGTGAAGAATATTCCAGAAAGAGCATCGTCCGCGAACTACGAAATCACTTTCAAGGCTTCCTTGCCACCTCTCGGGTTCCAGACCTACTTTGTTGAAATGAACGAGAGTGTGAAGGCAGACCATG GCAGTTCAAGCAGGCACGAGACTACACTACGGAGGTTGAACAGTGCCGGCGATGATGTTGTACTCAAGGGAAAG AAAGTAGCGGCCATTATTGACGGTACAACTGGACTTCTGAAGCAGCTACAGTACGGTTCCGTTAGCGTGAACGTAAAACAGTCGTTCTACTACTACAAAGGAATGGCTGGTGACAACGAGAACTTCGATCGACGAGCGTCTGGGGCATACATTTTCAGACCAAACGGAACAGAGCCGATTCCAGTTGGTCAGAAAGTAGAGCTGGATGTGTCAGAG GCATCTGGAAGCCTCGTGAAGGAAGTCCGACAGACCTTTTCTGATTGGCTAACTCAAGTCATTCGCGTGTACGAAGACGAAGATTTCGTCGAATTCGATTGGGTCGTTGGATCTATTCCCATCGG AGATGGCATCGGGAAGGAAGTCATCACGCGATTCGATACGGATCTCAGCACCGACGGTGTCTTCTACACGGACTCCAACGGAAGGGAAATACTCAAAAGAAA GAAAGACAGTCGTCCCACTTGGCAAGTTAAACTGCACGAACCCGTAGCGGGAAATTACTATCCCGTCAACAGTAGAATTTTCCTCAAG gacgaagaaaagaaagtacAGTTCACAGTTCTGACGGATCGTTCTCACGGTGGCAGCAGCCTTCGAAACGGATCGGTCGAACTCATG GTCCACAGACGGTTGCTGTACGATGATGCTTTCGGCGTTGGCGAGGCTTTGAACGAGACGTACTACAATGGCAAAGGAATTGTAGTACGGGGTAGACACCGTGTCCTTCTCAGCACCATCGACGAAGCTGCACAACTGCACCGGCAACTCGCACAAAAACTGTACATGGCGCCCGTTCCAGCCTTTGCTCGGATCGAGTCAGTGAAGTCCTACTTGTCCAAGTACAAGGCTTCG TTCTCTGGAACGTCATCTCCTTTGCCTCCCAATGTCCACCTTTTGTCGTTCGAGCAATGGAAGGAAGGGCTGGTTCTCTTGCGTCTGGAACACTTCTACGAGAAAGGAGACAACGCTGGTAGCCTGTCCGCCCCCGCCACGGTCTCGCTGCAG TCGCTCTTTACGGAAACTATTATGGACGTTTATGAAATGAACCTGGCCGTTACGAAGCCGCAGAAGAACAAAGGTATCGCGCTGTTTAGGAATGAAATAATATTGGACGGAG GAAACGCATTGGATGACCTTGTTCCGGTGAAAGTGAAGTCGGGCTGGAGCATCGTTCTTACACCGATGCAGATCCGTACGTTCATAGTTGAATTGCCTTCATACAGGGGCTCCTAA
- the LOC135368588 gene encoding lysosomal alpha-mannosidase-like isoform X2: MCSPRALLLFCVLLKSAWGAPTVSASKCGYGSCPATKPGMLNVHILAHTHMDLGWLKTVDQYYFGSKNYIANAGVQYIFDSVLVPLEDDPSKRFIFVETGFFDKWWTHRNETTRSRFNKLVQSGQMEFISGGWVMSDEACSHYSNTIDQMTYGLRRLKDVFGDCGIPRIGWQIDPFGHSREYASLLAQMDMDGYFFGRLDYQDKDHRETNKEMEFIWQASANLGKAAEILTGILPNTYSPPPGFCFDIFCDDEPIIDDPHTAEYNVDARVAQFLDYAKNESAFYKTNNIPVTMGNDFNYQSAPHWFDNLDKLIRYVNAKQASGSKVNLLYSTPSCYLKALRESGATWPTKSDDFFPYASDPHAYWSGYFTSRPAFKFFDRYGNNIFQAVKQLAVLAHLDAAELNKMGLLRESLSVAQHHDAVSGTAKQAVNDDYVKHLYRGLVDIKETVYTALQNLTGQGKETVAPRFTFCHTLNISACTVTETGDTVAVIVYNPQAKPVDAYVTIPTVTSLPTVHDAKGNIVDSQALTIPKGVKNIPERASSANYEITFKASLPPLGFQTYFVEMNESVKADHGSSSRHETTLRRLNSAGDDVVLKGKKVAAIIDGTTGLLKQLQYGSVSVNVKQSFYYYKGMAGDNENFDRRASGAYIFRPNGTEPIPVGQKVELDVSEASGSLVKEVRQTFSDWLTQVIRVYEDEDFVEFDWVVGSIPIGDGIGKEVITRFDTDLSTDGVFYTDSNGREILKRKKDSRPTWQVKLHEPVAGNYYPVNSRIFLKDEEKKVQFTVLTDRSHGGSSLRNGSVELMVHRRLLYDDAFGVGEALNETYYNGKGIVVRGRHRVLLSTIDEAAQLHRQLAQKLYMAPVPAFARIESVKSYLSKYKASFSGTSSPLPPNVHLLSFEQWKEGLVLLRLEHFYEKGDNAGSLSAPATVSLQSLFTETIMDVYEMNLAVTKPQKNKGNALDDLVPVKVKSGWSIVLTPMQIRTFIVELPSYRGS; this comes from the exons ATGTGCAGCCCACGAGCACTGCTGTTGTTCTGCGTTCTGTTGAAGTCAGCTTGGGGCGCCCCAACTGTTTCTGCAAGTAAATGCGGGTATGGG AGCTGTCCGGCCACGAAACCGGGAATGCTCAATGTGCACATTTTGGCTCACACGCACATGGATCTTGGCTGGTTGAAGACTGTCGACCAATACTACTTCGGCA GCAAGAATTACATCGCTAATGCCGGCGTACAGTACATATTCGACTCTGTTCTCGTCCCACTCGAAGACGATCCTAGCAAACGTTTTATTTTCGTCGAGACTGGTTTCTTCGACAAGTGGTGGACACATCGGAACGAGACAACCCGATCGCGCTTCAACAAGCTCGTCCAGTCAG GTCAGATGGAGTTCATCAGTGGTGGTTGGGTGATGAGTGACGAAGCCTGCTCCCATTATTCAAACACCATTGACCAGATGACTTACGGCTTGCGAAGGCTTAAGGACGTTTTCGGAGACTGCGGTATTCCCAGGATAGGGTGGCAGATAGATCCCTTCGGACATTCCAGGGAATACGCTTCACTACTGGCGCAG ATGGATATGGATGGCTACTTCTTTGGACGTCTCGACTACCAGGACAAGGACCATcgtgaaacaaacaaagaaatggAGTTTATTTGGCAAGCAAGTGCAAACCTCG GAAAAGCCGCGGAGATTCTTACAGGGATACTTCCGAACACGTACAGTCCGCCCCCTGGATTCTGCTTCGACATTTTCTGCGACGACGAACCCATTATC GACGACCCACATACTGCAGAGTACAACGTAGACGCCAGAGTCGCGCAGTTTCTTGACTATGCCAAGAATGAA TCTGCCTTCTACAAGACAAATAACATCCCCGTCACCATGGGCAACGACTTCAATTACCAAAGCGCTCCTCATTGGTTTGACAATCTGGACAAGCTGATTCGTTATGTAAACGCAAAG CAAGCTTCCGGAAGCAAGGTGAACCTTCTTTATTCTACCCCATCGTGCTACTTGAAAGCGCTGCGCGAGTCTGGAGCAACGTGGCCCACGAAGTCCGACGATTTCTTTCCCTACGCGAGCGACCCGCATGCCTATTGGTCGGGCTATTTCACCAGTCGGCCGGCCTTCAAGTTTTTCGACCGTTATGGAAACAACATATTTCAG GCAGTGAAACAACTGGCAGTTCTGGCTCACCTAGACGCTGCTGAGCTGAATAAAATGGGCCTACTGA GGGAGTCCCTTTCAGTTGCTCAACATCACGATGCTGTCAG TGGCACAGCGAAGCAAGCCGTCAACGATGACTACGTGAAACATCTCTATAGGGGTCTGGTCGACATTAAG GAAACGGTTTACACCGCGCTTCAAAACCTCACAGGACAGGGCAAGGAAACAGTGGCGCCCCGTTTCACATTCTGCCACACGCTGAACATCAGCGCATGTACAGTAACAGAAACTGGAGATACG GTTGCAGTAATCGTGTACAACCCACAAGCCAAGCCAGTAGATGCGTATGTAACCATTCCAACGGTCACTTCACTGCCGACTGTCCACGACGCAAAGGGTAATATAGTCGACTCACAG GCGCTGACCATTCCCAAAGGTGTGAAGAATATTCCAGAAAGAGCATCGTCCGCGAACTACGAAATCACTTTCAAGGCTTCCTTGCCACCTCTCGGGTTCCAGACCTACTTTGTTGAAATGAACGAGAGTGTGAAGGCAGACCATG GCAGTTCAAGCAGGCACGAGACTACACTACGGAGGTTGAACAGTGCCGGCGATGATGTTGTACTCAAGGGAAAG AAAGTAGCGGCCATTATTGACGGTACAACTGGACTTCTGAAGCAGCTACAGTACGGTTCCGTTAGCGTGAACGTAAAACAGTCGTTCTACTACTACAAAGGAATGGCTGGTGACAACGAGAACTTCGATCGACGAGCGTCTGGGGCATACATTTTCAGACCAAACGGAACAGAGCCGATTCCAGTTGGTCAGAAAGTAGAGCTGGATGTGTCAGAG GCATCTGGAAGCCTCGTGAAGGAAGTCCGACAGACCTTTTCTGATTGGCTAACTCAAGTCATTCGCGTGTACGAAGACGAAGATTTCGTCGAATTCGATTGGGTCGTTGGATCTATTCCCATCGG AGATGGCATCGGGAAGGAAGTCATCACGCGATTCGATACGGATCTCAGCACCGACGGTGTCTTCTACACGGACTCCAACGGAAGGGAAATACTCAAAAGAAA GAAAGACAGTCGTCCCACTTGGCAAGTTAAACTGCACGAACCCGTAGCGGGAAATTACTATCCCGTCAACAGTAGAATTTTCCTCAAG gacgaagaaaagaaagtacAGTTCACAGTTCTGACGGATCGTTCTCACGGTGGCAGCAGCCTTCGAAACGGATCGGTCGAACTCATG GTCCACAGACGGTTGCTGTACGATGATGCTTTCGGCGTTGGCGAGGCTTTGAACGAGACGTACTACAATGGCAAAGGAATTGTAGTACGGGGTAGACACCGTGTCCTTCTCAGCACCATCGACGAAGCTGCACAACTGCACCGGCAACTCGCACAAAAACTGTACATGGCGCCCGTTCCAGCCTTTGCTCGGATCGAGTCAGTGAAGTCCTACTTGTCCAAGTACAAGGCTTCG TTCTCTGGAACGTCATCTCCTTTGCCTCCCAATGTCCACCTTTTGTCGTTCGAGCAATGGAAGGAAGGGCTGGTTCTCTTGCGTCTGGAACACTTCTACGAGAAAGGAGACAACGCTGGTAGCCTGTCCGCCCCCGCCACGGTCTCGCTGCAG TCGCTCTTTACGGAAACTATTATGGACGTTTATGAAATGAACCTGGCCGTTACGAAGCCGCAGAAGAACAAAG GAAACGCATTGGATGACCTTGTTCCGGTGAAAGTGAAGTCGGGCTGGAGCATCGTTCTTACACCGATGCAGATCCGTACGTTCATAGTTGAATTGCCTTCATACAGGGGCTCCTAA